A region of Lichenibacterium dinghuense DNA encodes the following proteins:
- a CDS encoding helix-turn-helix domain-containing protein, protein MSDPDDFARAADRTVGAALRARREDLHLSQEDLAAELGVTHQQLSKYESGRDRITAGRLAAAARFLGCDVAWFFDPENTVAQRRKHCELLPLEALLPSFAGEGLTVRVLFTVDAEAGEAGEPILSIDVVALVDTASLRAPLPLPRALYPAMLRHGAPALLTVAAAEPGSVPLADAAPRAGAALN, encoded by the coding sequence ATGTCAGACCCGGACGACTTCGCCCGCGCGGCCGACCGCACCGTCGGCGCCGCGCTCCGCGCTCGCCGCGAGGATCTCCACCTGTCGCAGGAGGACCTCGCCGCCGAACTCGGCGTCACCCACCAGCAGCTCTCGAAGTACGAGAGCGGGCGGGACCGCATCACCGCCGGCCGGCTCGCGGCGGCGGCGCGCTTCCTCGGATGCGATGTCGCGTGGTTCTTCGACCCCGAGAACACGGTGGCGCAGCGGCGCAAGCACTGCGAGCTGCTGCCGCTGGAAGCCCTTCTGCCGAGCTTCGCCGGCGAGGGACTGACCGTGCGCGTGCTGTTCACGGTCGACGCCGAGGCGGGGGAGGCGGGCGAGCCGATCCTGTCGATCGACGTCGTCGCGCTCGTCGACACGGCTTCGCTGCGGGCGCCGCTTCCGCTGCCGCGCGCGCTGTACCCCGCCATGCTTCGCCACGGCGCGCCCGCGCTGCTCACCGTCGCGGCCGCCGAGCCCGGCTCCGTCCCGCTCGCCGACGCCGCGCCCCGCGCCGGCGCGGCGCTGAACTGA
- a CDS encoding iron-containing alcohol dehydrogenase, with protein MGLINYVTRVQFGYGEIRVLADELRLAGIARPMVVTDKGVLALGVIERVEALLPSGFAAVYDETPGNPTEAAAKAATQRFREAGADGIVAVGGGSALDLAKAVAVMAAHDGPLKTFAAIEGGLAKITARTYPTLAVPTTAGTGSEVGRAAIIILDDGRKVGLLSPFLVPKAAIVDPELTLSLPPHLTAATGMDAISHCIETFIAPSFNPPADGIALEGLRLGWKSLPQAVAEPGDRQARADMAIAATMGAMAFQKGLGCVHSLSHSLGGLNPKLHHGTLNAIFMPSVLSFNSQAESVVAQDKYARLADTMGLDRSADISEAVEAATRAIGLPARLSEVGVTRAMFEPIVSGALRDHSHLTNPREATAKDYHAMLDAAF; from the coding sequence ATGGGTCTCATCAACTACGTCACGCGTGTGCAGTTCGGTTACGGAGAAATCCGCGTTCTCGCCGACGAGCTTCGCCTCGCGGGCATCGCGCGACCGATGGTCGTGACCGACAAGGGCGTGCTCGCCCTCGGCGTGATCGAGCGGGTCGAGGCACTGCTGCCGTCTGGCTTCGCCGCGGTCTACGACGAGACGCCCGGCAACCCCACCGAGGCCGCGGCCAAGGCCGCGACGCAGCGCTTCAGGGAAGCCGGAGCCGACGGCATCGTCGCGGTCGGCGGCGGTTCGGCGCTCGATCTCGCTAAGGCTGTGGCCGTGATGGCGGCCCATGACGGGCCGCTCAAAACCTTCGCCGCTATCGAAGGCGGACTCGCGAAGATCACCGCGCGGACCTATCCGACGCTGGCCGTGCCGACGACGGCGGGCACCGGCAGCGAGGTCGGCCGCGCCGCCATCATCATCCTCGACGACGGGCGAAAGGTGGGCCTGCTCTCGCCCTTCCTGGTGCCGAAGGCCGCCATTGTGGATCCCGAGTTGACGCTGAGCTTGCCGCCACATCTGACGGCCGCGACGGGCATGGACGCGATCTCGCACTGCATCGAGACCTTCATCGCGCCCTCCTTCAACCCGCCCGCCGATGGTATCGCGCTGGAGGGGCTGCGCCTCGGCTGGAAGAGCCTTCCCCAGGCCGTCGCGGAGCCGGGCGACCGGCAGGCACGTGCCGACATGGCGATCGCCGCCACCATGGGCGCCATGGCGTTCCAGAAGGGGCTTGGCTGCGTCCACAGCCTCAGCCATTCGCTGGGCGGGCTCAACCCGAAGCTGCACCACGGCACCTTGAACGCGATCTTTATGCCGTCGGTCCTGTCCTTCAACAGCCAAGCCGAAAGCGTCGTCGCGCAGGACAAGTACGCCCGCCTCGCCGACACGATGGGGCTGGACCGTTCGGCGGACATCAGCGAGGCGGTGGAGGCGGCGACGCGCGCCATCGGCCTGCCCGCGCGCCTGTCCGAGGTCGGCGTGACGCGGGCGATGTTCGAGCCGATCGTCTCGGGCGCGCTGCGGGACCACAGCCACCTCACCAACCCACGCGAGGCAACGGCGAAGGACTATCACGCCATGCTGGACGCGGCGTTCTGA
- a CDS encoding ISAs1 family transposase, translating to MPDNPRPRRRLPVRRQSRPAGADGRHRHGLRRRFSPPELTRALRRAPTPPEPASPPDLRTAGTVEKGHGRIEIRRLSASHKRVAHLGWPGARQVCRIERTREIGGRVSREVADAVTSLTPEQAGPDRLLGLWRDHWLIENRLHWRRDVVAREDHSRLRSRSAPQAVAAVRNTTLFMLRGQKGALRSRRAAKAEDRLQTIKAASNGFFE from the coding sequence CTGCCAGACAATCCGCGACCGCGACGGCGCCTACCTGTTCGCCGTCAAAGCCGACCAGCCGGAGCTGATGGCCGACATCGCCACGGCCTTCGGCGACGCTTTTCGCCCCCGGAGCTCACCCGCGCGCTCCGGCGGGCGCCGACGCCGCCTGAGCCGGCTTCGCCGCCGGACCTGCGCACGGCCGGCACGGTCGAGAAAGGCCACGGCCGCATCGAGATCCGCAGGCTGTCGGCCAGCCACAAACGCGTCGCACACCTGGGCTGGCCCGGAGCCCGGCAGGTGTGCCGCATCGAACGCACCCGCGAGATCGGCGGGCGCGTCAGCCGCGAGGTCGCCGACGCGGTGACGAGCCTGACGCCCGAACAGGCCGGGCCAGACCGGCTGCTCGGGCTGTGGCGTGACCATTGGCTGATCGAGAACCGTCTGCACTGGCGGCGCGACGTGGTGGCCCGCGAAGACCACAGCCGCCTGCGCTCCCGCTCCGCCCCCCAGGCAGTGGCGGCCGTCCGCAACACTACGCTGTTCATGCTCCGCGGACAGAAAGGGGCCTTGCGCTCACGACGGGCCGCAAAAGCCGAAGACCGGCTTCAAACCATCAAAGCTGCCAGCAATGGCTTCTTTGAATGA
- a CDS encoding site-specific integrase, whose protein sequence is MPRSSTTGLPFLVRRTDTGKFCYHRDVPAAVAAFITGEVVLPWKEGIHKLEGRPTVKVSLATGDEATARVRWNRVHEQVEALVQMGQVLAAEKEQRGRERNTVQRLPVGAVGTIAAQARHDLLAEHDQCWIDPTFTSPLTGVVVRLMMNASRTASLDPVDDARRFADDLRLRDAKAALVSRRSGTLDGEIKEGEVTDPHLIAAISDLAAGRVVRLTPEQNAALTAACTTSTIPSELDLRLAENGLDLPQGHTDRRALALALLRTTVNGVEAVKARDAGAAIDTPERPPVMAPVPRPETAAAPMPLLSAMRERWIKEERPLGKQQDDNALYTGYFIGKFGDLPVDQITKPVLKDFMDLLERCPRNVPHAIRRASLAERIAWGEKPANLKQPRLARRTVNAKGLGSISAALTMAEKLGHIAVNPCSKMGLKITEADVIKREPYGLEDLRRIFSTSVYVAPIDIPISGCGSAAHWLPLLALFTGARLEELGQLLVGDVKQVDSLWCIHITDLPDEDDAADRKAWWGEKEPEKAVKTAAARRYVPVHAELVRCGFLDFVARRRRDGFKRLFPELKAYRGRITKAWSTFWARHTDEHVTKSPRKTFHSFRHLFVARLRAAGVDRDIIKALVGHANKDVTAGYGVVDGTLFPVAVLHEALQKVRVDGLELSHLHRPELIKAA, encoded by the coding sequence ATGCCGCGGTCGAGCACCACCGGTCTGCCCTTCCTGGTCCGTCGGACCGACACGGGCAAGTTCTGCTATCACCGCGACGTGCCGGCTGCCGTCGCCGCCTTCATCACGGGCGAGGTGGTGCTGCCCTGGAAGGAGGGCATCCACAAGCTCGAGGGCCGGCCGACCGTGAAGGTGTCGCTCGCGACGGGCGACGAGGCCACGGCTCGGGTGCGCTGGAACCGCGTTCACGAACAGGTCGAGGCGCTGGTCCAGATGGGACAGGTGCTGGCCGCGGAGAAGGAACAGCGAGGCCGTGAGCGCAACACGGTGCAGCGGTTGCCCGTCGGCGCGGTCGGCACGATCGCGGCGCAGGCCAGGCACGATCTCCTGGCGGAACACGATCAGTGCTGGATCGACCCGACCTTCACCTCGCCCCTGACGGGCGTCGTCGTGCGACTGATGATGAACGCTAGCCGCACCGCCTCTCTCGACCCGGTCGATGACGCCCGCCGCTTCGCCGACGATCTCAGGTTGCGCGATGCCAAGGCAGCCCTCGTCTCCCGCCGGTCCGGCACGCTCGATGGGGAGATCAAGGAGGGCGAGGTCACCGACCCGCATCTCATCGCCGCCATCAGCGACTTGGCGGCGGGGCGCGTCGTGCGGCTCACGCCTGAGCAGAACGCGGCCCTCACCGCCGCCTGCACCACGTCGACCATCCCCAGCGAACTAGATCTCCGCCTGGCGGAGAACGGCCTCGATCTGCCGCAGGGCCACACCGACCGCCGCGCCCTGGCGCTGGCGCTGCTCAGGACCACCGTCAACGGGGTCGAGGCCGTGAAGGCGAGGGACGCCGGCGCCGCCATCGACACGCCGGAGCGTCCGCCTGTGATGGCGCCCGTTCCGAGGCCCGAGACGGCTGCTGCCCCGATGCCGCTCCTGTCCGCGATGCGCGAACGCTGGATCAAAGAGGAGAGGCCGCTCGGCAAGCAGCAGGACGACAACGCTCTCTACACGGGGTACTTCATCGGCAAGTTCGGCGACCTGCCGGTCGACCAGATCACCAAACCGGTCTTAAAGGATTTCATGGACCTGCTGGAACGCTGCCCCCGCAACGTGCCCCATGCCATTCGCCGGGCGTCGCTCGCGGAGCGGATCGCGTGGGGCGAGAAGCCGGCCAACTTGAAGCAGCCCAGGCTCGCCCGACGCACGGTCAACGCCAAGGGATTGGGGTCGATCTCGGCCGCGCTGACGATGGCCGAGAAGCTCGGCCACATCGCCGTCAACCCCTGCAGCAAGATGGGCCTGAAGATCACCGAGGCGGACGTGATCAAGCGCGAGCCGTACGGCCTGGAGGACCTCCGGCGCATCTTCTCGACGTCGGTCTACGTGGCCCCGATCGACATCCCGATCAGCGGCTGCGGGTCTGCGGCGCACTGGCTGCCGCTCTTGGCGCTGTTCACCGGAGCGCGGCTGGAGGAACTCGGGCAACTGCTGGTCGGTGACGTCAAGCAGGTCGACAGCTTGTGGTGCATCCATATAACCGACCTCCCAGACGAGGACGACGCGGCGGACCGAAAGGCTTGGTGGGGCGAGAAGGAACCGGAAAAGGCAGTGAAGACGGCGGCTGCACGGCGTTACGTGCCGGTCCACGCCGAACTGGTGCGGTGCGGCTTTCTGGACTTCGTGGCGCGGCGCAGGCGCGACGGCTTCAAGCGCCTGTTTCCCGAGCTGAAGGCCTACCGCGGCCGAATTACGAAGGCTTGGAGCACGTTCTGGGCGCGGCACACGGACGAGCACGTGACCAAGTCGCCCCGGAAGACGTTCCACAGCTTTCGACACCTGTTCGTGGCGCGGCTGCGCGCAGCGGGCGTGGACCGGGACATTATCAAGGCGCTTGTCGGACACGCCAACAAGGACGTAACGGCCGGCTACGGCGTGGTCGACGGCACTCTGTTTCCCGTCGCAGTCTTGCACGAGGCGCTCCAGAAGGTGCGCGTGGACGGCCTTGAGCTATCGCACCTACATCGGCCGGAACTGATCAAGGCTGCTTGA
- a CDS encoding helix-turn-helix domain-containing protein → MSIMKDHDFDRAMGARIREARTVAKLSQGALGETIGCSFQQVQKYELGRDRVSAQVLARIAAALGREPGEFFEGVQVDTKVVPMSPATIRRHLSVAEQIEGLTPDARRRVMDLVALLPRTAAEEPAGPAEHADAALPHAA, encoded by the coding sequence ATGAGCATTATGAAGGACCACGACTTCGACCGCGCCATGGGCGCCCGCATTCGCGAGGCGCGCACCGTCGCCAAGCTCAGCCAGGGCGCCCTGGGCGAGACGATCGGCTGCTCGTTCCAGCAGGTCCAGAAGTACGAGCTGGGCCGGGACCGCGTGTCGGCCCAGGTGCTGGCCCGGATCGCCGCGGCGCTCGGGCGGGAGCCAGGCGAGTTCTTCGAGGGCGTGCAGGTCGACACCAAAGTCGTGCCGATGTCCCCGGCGACGATCCGCCGTCACCTGTCGGTCGCGGAGCAGATCGAGGGCCTGACGCCCGACGCGCGCCGCCGCGTGATGGACCTCGTCGCCCTTCTGCCGCGCACGGCCGCCGAAGAGCCTGCTGGGCCGGCCGAGCACGCCGACGCCGCCCTGCCACACGCCGCCTGA
- a CDS encoding DUF6197 family protein, with translation MSAPARRTPPAAAAPAGPVPVSAAAQLHAVRQILGRPGMWLPAESFRAVDAAGQRLPCRRPQAVRFGVLAALVRLAGPEDGRQHAIACLVAAGAKPFLSAWDAEPARTEDEVLALLDAAIGLAARGGP, from the coding sequence GTGAGCGCTCCCGCGCGCCGCACCCCGCCCGCCGCGGCGGCTCCAGCCGGGCCGGTGCCGGTCTCGGCCGCGGCGCAGCTTCACGCCGTCCGGCAGATCCTCGGCCGGCCGGGCATGTGGCTGCCGGCCGAGTCCTTCCGCGCCGTCGACGCGGCCGGGCAGCGCCTGCCGTGCCGGCGCCCCCAGGCGGTGCGCTTCGGCGTGCTGGCCGCCCTGGTCCGGCTCGCCGGGCCCGAGGACGGGCGGCAGCACGCGATCGCGTGCCTCGTGGCGGCCGGCGCCAAGCCCTTCCTCTCGGCCTGGGATGCCGAGCCCGCCCGCACTGAGGACGAGGTCCTCGCCCTCCTCGACGCCGCCATCGGCCTCGCCGCCCGCGGCGGCCCGTGA
- a CDS encoding helicase HerA domain-containing protein: MTTRALARAHRTAPADLDAAALDGEVAVRPAPVKVGRGDTGDAIELTLGALLDGRLLIQGMSGAGKSWLLRRLLETTALAIQQVVLDPEGEFGSLAERYGHVHLDAARLDPEALAEAAGQARVLQLSLWVDLSQLERGPQMAAVAAVLRALVLAGPDHWHPCLVTVDEAHLFAPQAGGAGASRQERRASLEAVADLMGRGRKRGLCGVLATQRLVNLAKSVASEAGNVLIGRNALELDIARAAQAIGWTRDKAEGHLPHLRPGSFIAVGTAFSRSPVVVHVGPVVTRHRGSTPRLSLPPPRGGDGAAMLDVEDLASATASRLAALRSGCLPAEATAVRRFMREPGAAAAALAYDELWRIRPLPRLVSGLARQLGLGAAAVEVALSLLDGYGLVRRGQGADGPTVEAI, encoded by the coding sequence ATGACGACCCGCGCCCTGGCCCGCGCACACCGCACCGCGCCGGCCGACCTCGACGCCGCTGCCCTGGACGGCGAGGTAGCGGTCCGGCCCGCGCCTGTCAAGGTCGGCCGCGGCGACACCGGCGACGCGATCGAGCTCACCCTCGGGGCGCTGCTCGACGGGCGCCTGCTCATCCAGGGCATGTCGGGCGCAGGGAAGTCCTGGCTGCTCCGCCGCCTGCTGGAGACCACGGCCCTCGCGATCCAGCAAGTGGTGCTGGACCCGGAAGGGGAGTTCGGTTCGCTGGCCGAGCGCTACGGCCACGTCCACCTCGACGCGGCCCGGCTCGACCCCGAGGCCCTGGCCGAGGCCGCCGGCCAGGCGCGCGTGCTGCAGCTGTCGCTGTGGGTCGACCTCAGCCAGCTGGAGCGCGGGCCGCAGATGGCGGCGGTGGCGGCCGTGCTGCGCGCGCTGGTGCTGGCCGGGCCCGACCACTGGCACCCCTGCCTCGTTACGGTCGACGAGGCCCACCTCTTCGCGCCCCAGGCCGGCGGCGCCGGCGCGTCCCGCCAGGAGCGGCGCGCCTCGCTCGAGGCCGTCGCCGACCTGATGGGCCGCGGCCGCAAGCGTGGCCTCTGCGGCGTGCTGGCGACGCAGCGGTTGGTGAACCTCGCGAAGTCGGTCGCGTCCGAGGCCGGCAACGTGCTGATCGGACGCAACGCGCTGGAGCTCGACATCGCCCGCGCTGCCCAGGCGATCGGCTGGACCCGGGACAAGGCGGAGGGCCATCTGCCCCACCTGCGGCCCGGCTCCTTCATCGCCGTCGGCACGGCCTTCAGCCGTTCGCCCGTGGTGGTGCACGTCGGCCCGGTGGTGACGCGCCACCGCGGCTCGACGCCCCGCCTCAGCCTGCCGCCCCCGCGGGGCGGCGACGGCGCCGCGATGCTCGACGTCGAGGACCTCGCCTCCGCCACAGCGTCGCGCCTCGCCGCGCTCCGCAGCGGCTGCCTGCCTGCGGAGGCCACGGCTGTGCGCCGCTTCATGCGCGAGCCGGGGGCCGCCGCGGCCGCGCTCGCCTACGACGAGCTGTGGCGCATCCGGCCTCTGCCGCGCCTCGTCTCCGGCCTCGCCCGCCAGCTCGGCCTCGGCGCCGCCGCGGTCGAGGTCGCCCTGTCGCTGCTCGACGGCTACGGCCTCGTCCGCCGCGGGCAGGGCGCGGACGGCCCAACCGTGGAGGCGATATGA
- a CDS encoding DUF4326 domain-containing protein, whose protein sequence is MAEPVRIRLSRARGFGLQALSRATNGLPAIVVARPSRWGNPHRWQSCPADIGPANWARGAAVDAFQEDLRAGRLRFTCEEVRAELAGHNIACWCPLDGPCHGDVLLDIARWAALAREAAHA, encoded by the coding sequence ATGGCTGAGCCGGTCCGCATTCGCCTGTCTCGCGCCCGCGGGTTCGGCCTGCAGGCACTCAGCCGCGCCACGAACGGCCTTCCGGCGATCGTCGTGGCGCGGCCGTCGCGTTGGGGCAACCCGCACCGGTGGCAGTCCTGCCCGGCCGACATCGGCCCTGCCAACTGGGCGCGGGGCGCGGCCGTCGACGCGTTCCAAGAGGACCTGCGCGCGGGCCGCCTGCGCTTCACCTGTGAGGAGGTGAGGGCGGAGCTTGCCGGGCACAATATCGCCTGTTGGTGCCCCCTCGACGGGCCGTGCCACGGCGACGTGCTGCTGGACATCGCGCGGTGGGCGGCGCTCGCTAGAGAGGCGGCCCATGCCTGA
- a CDS encoding DUF5131 family protein codes for MAETSTIEWTDATWTPIRARHRVTGEVGWHCEHASPGCSNCYSETFNELRLGTGLPFKPGHRGDVEHFLDEAMLLAPLRWRRSRRIFVCSITDLFGDWVSDAWIDRVFAVMALCSRHTFQVLTKRSARMRDYASRWFERLATGDVRVDHPTGPACFSDHVDWTILPSVLPNVWLGISAEDQRRADERVPDLLDTPAAVRFVSAEPLLGSIDLSTYFRDPNYHCPDCGGHLDMNDECPGWHEFGVPLRPHPGLDWVVVGGESGPDARPMHPDWARTLRDQCAAAGVPFLFKQWGAWKPICTMTEAESDTLYRSNRIAREGESQGTLDEFHGRTCRVPDLALGYGGATGFDAYRVVDGHGGMLMFRVGKAAAGRLLDGVEHDAMPEVGHG; via the coding sequence ATGGCTGAGACCAGTACCATCGAGTGGACCGATGCGACCTGGACGCCGATCCGCGCCCGGCACCGCGTTACGGGCGAGGTCGGCTGGCACTGCGAGCACGCGTCGCCGGGCTGCTCGAACTGCTACAGCGAGACATTCAACGAGCTACGCCTCGGTACCGGCTTGCCTTTCAAGCCGGGCCACCGCGGCGACGTCGAGCACTTCCTCGACGAGGCCATGCTGCTCGCCCCGCTCCGCTGGCGACGGTCGCGTCGGATCTTCGTTTGCTCGATCACGGACCTGTTCGGCGATTGGGTGTCGGACGCCTGGATCGACCGCGTGTTCGCCGTGATGGCGCTTTGCTCACGGCACACGTTTCAGGTGCTGACAAAACGCAGCGCACGGATGCGGGACTACGCCTCGCGATGGTTCGAACGGCTCGCGACCGGCGACGTCCGCGTGGACCACCCCACCGGGCCGGCGTGCTTCTCCGACCACGTCGACTGGACCATACTTCCGAGCGTCCTCCCCAACGTCTGGCTCGGCATCTCAGCCGAGGACCAGCGCCGGGCGGATGAGCGCGTGCCCGACCTGCTCGACACGCCTGCGGCGGTGCGGTTCGTGTCGGCCGAGCCGCTGCTCGGGTCGATCGACCTGTCCACGTACTTCCGCGATCCGAATTACCATTGTCCGGACTGCGGCGGACACCTCGATATGAACGACGAGTGTCCCGGCTGGCACGAGTTCGGTGTTCCGCTCCGTCCTCACCCAGGCCTTGACTGGGTCGTCGTCGGCGGCGAGAGCGGACCGGACGCGCGGCCGATGCACCCCGATTGGGCTCGGACCCTGCGCGACCAATGCGCAGCCGCGGGCGTGCCGTTCCTGTTCAAGCAGTGGGGGGCCTGGAAGCCGATCTGCACCATGACGGAAGCCGAGAGCGACACGCTCTATCGCTCCAACCGGATCGCGCGGGAAGGGGAGAGCCAGGGCACCCTCGACGAGTTCCACGGCCGCACCTGCAGGGTGCCAGACCTCGCCCTGGGGTACGGCGGGGCGACCGGCTTCGACGCCTACCGCGTCGTCGACGGCCACGGCGGCATGCTCATGTTCCGGGTGGGCAAAGCCGCAGCCGGCCGTCTCCTCGACGGCGTCGAGCACGACGCCATGCCGGAAGTCGGCCATGGCTGA
- a CDS encoding LysR family transcriptional regulator, producing the protein MSARWPTAAFSRLSLRQIMLIAAIDGTGSLKRASQKIGMSQPRATKALREVEELTSRTLFTRTNRGLLPTVAGDCMIRHATTLLAQLSSLEEEIQGLSEVEWSQLRIGTIMGAVPYVTETISAYLRRFPRTRIEIVEDTSVELLRLLDRGLLDLVIGRSSVTATPQHYNVKAFHDETLSVVANQAHPLVRRKRVSLQDLTDSRWIVYTAAMPMRVLLEREFEHAGLGFPVALLETRSALTTISLIQADPNTVALLSSDVAGFFVNFGMARVLPMHLSSKSEPYEVITRRGLGLSDTIKRFLVQLSMGVADMDE; encoded by the coding sequence ATGAGCGCACGGTGGCCGACGGCCGCGTTTTCCCGCCTGTCGCTGCGTCAGATTATGCTGATCGCCGCGATCGACGGCACGGGCTCGCTGAAGCGAGCCTCGCAGAAGATCGGCATGAGCCAGCCCCGCGCCACGAAGGCGCTGCGCGAGGTAGAGGAGCTGACGTCACGAACCCTCTTCACGCGCACCAATCGCGGGCTTCTGCCGACGGTCGCGGGCGACTGCATGATCCGGCACGCCACCACCCTTTTAGCGCAGCTCTCCTCGCTCGAAGAGGAAATTCAGGGGCTTTCGGAAGTCGAGTGGAGCCAGTTGCGGATCGGCACCATCATGGGCGCCGTCCCTTACGTCACGGAGACGATCAGCGCCTATCTGCGCCGCTTTCCCCGCACCCGGATCGAGATCGTCGAGGACACGAGCGTGGAGCTTCTGCGCCTGCTCGACAGGGGTCTGCTCGACCTCGTCATCGGCCGCAGCTCGGTGACCGCGACGCCGCAACACTATAACGTGAAAGCATTCCACGACGAGACGCTGTCGGTCGTCGCGAACCAGGCCCATCCGCTCGTGCGGCGAAAGCGCGTCTCGCTGCAGGACCTCACCGATTCGCGCTGGATCGTCTACACGGCGGCCATGCCGATGCGCGTCCTGCTCGAACGGGAGTTCGAACATGCCGGACTCGGCTTCCCCGTCGCGCTTCTGGAGACGCGCTCGGCGCTGACCACGATATCGCTGATCCAGGCCGACCCGAACACGGTCGCGCTCCTCTCCAGCGACGTGGCCGGCTTCTTCGTCAACTTCGGAATGGCGCGCGTTTTGCCGATGCATCTTTCGTCGAAAAGCGAGCCCTATGAGGTTATTACGCGACGAGGATTGGGGTTATCGGACACAATCAAACGCTTCCTCGTTCAACTGTCTATGGGCGTAGCCGACATGGACGAGTGA